From a single Sphingobium lignivorans genomic region:
- a CDS encoding site-specific DNA-methyltransferase — MGVIAKVADRPTRLKTVSRKESVSLPLDMLLQGDCIAIMRTLPTGSVDMIFADPPYNLQLGGDLFRPEGGRVDAVDDAWDHFDSYGAYDAFCREWLSEARRILKPDGTIWVIGSYHNIFRVGALMQDAGFWILNDIVWRKANPMPNFKGTRFTNAHETLIWASQGEKAKYTFNYRAMKTLNDELQMRSDWVLPICAGQERLKRDGHKAHPTQKPEALLYRVLLSCTKPGDVVLDPFFGTGTTGAVARRLGRRWIGIEREDSYCEVARERIAAALPLDESALAIMQSPRSQPRVAFGTLVETGMIAPGTALRDVKGRWNVHVRADGSLESGTQVGSIHKLGATLQGAPSCNGWTFWHIEHEGVLKPIDALRQLYLLATEP; from the coding sequence ATGGGGGTTATCGCGAAGGTCGCGGATCGGCCGACACGTCTGAAGACAGTGTCGCGCAAGGAGAGCGTCAGCCTGCCGCTCGACATGCTGCTGCAGGGGGATTGCATTGCCATCATGCGGACGCTGCCGACCGGCAGCGTGGACATGATCTTCGCCGATCCGCCTTATAATCTCCAGCTGGGGGGCGATCTCTTCCGTCCCGAAGGCGGGCGCGTGGATGCCGTGGACGATGCCTGGGATCATTTCGACAGCTATGGCGCTTATGATGCCTTCTGCCGCGAATGGCTGTCCGAGGCGCGCCGCATCCTGAAGCCGGACGGCACCATCTGGGTCATCGGCAGCTATCACAACATCTTCCGCGTCGGCGCGCTGATGCAGGACGCCGGCTTCTGGATCCTCAACGACATCGTGTGGCGCAAGGCCAATCCCATGCCCAACTTCAAGGGTACGCGGTTCACCAATGCGCATGAGACGCTGATCTGGGCGAGCCAGGGCGAGAAAGCGAAATACACCTTCAATTATCGCGCGATGAAGACGCTCAATGACGAGTTGCAGATGCGTTCGGACTGGGTGCTTCCGATCTGCGCCGGACAGGAGCGGCTCAAGAGGGACGGGCACAAGGCGCATCCCACCCAGAAGCCCGAGGCATTGCTCTATCGCGTGCTGCTGTCCTGCACCAAGCCGGGCGATGTGGTGCTCGATCCCTTTTTCGGCACCGGCACGACAGGCGCGGTTGCACGTCGCCTCGGTCGCCGCTGGATCGGGATCGAGCGCGAGGACAGCTATTGCGAGGTGGCGCGCGAGCGCATCGCGGCGGCCCTCCCGCTCGATGAAAGCGCGCTCGCCATCATGCAGTCGCCGCGCAGTCAGCCCCGCGTCGCGTTCGGCACGCTGGTCGAGACGGGGATGATCGCACCGGGGACCGCGCTCCGCGACGTCAAGGGCCGCTGGAATGTCCATGTGCGGGCCGATGGCAGCCTGGAAAGCGGAACGCAGGTGGGGTCGATCCACAAGTTGGGCGCGACACTGCAAGGCGCGCCCAGCTGCAATGGCTGGACCTTCTGGCACATCGAGCATGAAGGCGTGCTCAAGCCGATCGATGCCCTGCGCCAGCTCTATCTGCTCGCAACCGAGCCATGA